In Nicotiana tabacum cultivar K326 chromosome 19, ASM71507v2, whole genome shotgun sequence, one DNA window encodes the following:
- the LOC107832444 gene encoding uncharacterized protein LOC107832444, producing MDLDLALLNDKPTAITDTSSTDEKSFHKAWERSNRLNLMFMRMTIANNIKSTIPQTESTREYLKFVEERFRPADKSLAGTLMAELTTMKFDESRSMQNHSIEMTNIAGKLQTLGMKVDDSFLVQFILNSLPPEYGPFQINYNTIKDKWNVSEPSSMLTQDESRLKK from the coding sequence ATGGATCTTGACTTAGCTTTGCTGAATGATAAGCCCACTGCCATTACTGATACGAGCAGTACGGATGAGAAGTCTTTCCATAAAGCATGGGAACGTTCTAACAGGCTGAACCTTATGTTTATGCGAATGACTATTGCCAACAACATTAAGAGTACTATACCACAAACAGAAAGTACCAGGGAATACCTGAAGTTTGTGGAAGAACGTTTTCGTCCTGCAGATAAGTCTCTCGCTGGTACACTAATGGCTGAACTCACGACCATGAAGTTTGATGAGTCGCGTAGTATGCAAAATCATAGCATCGAGATGACTAACATTGCAGGAAAACTTCAGACCTTGGGGATGAAAGTGGATGACTCCTTCTTGGTTCAGTTTATTCTGAACTCGTTACCTCCTGAATATGGACCTTTTCAAATTAACTATAACACTATTAAGGATAAGTGGAATGTTAGTGAACCGTCCAGTATGCTTACTCAAGATGAGTCAAGACTTAAGAAATAA